One window of Pseudacidobacterium ailaaui genomic DNA carries:
- the glgC gene encoding glucose-1-phosphate adenylyltransferase, with amino-acid sequence MKDTLGVLLAGGAGERLFPLTRDRAKPAVPFAGNYRIIDITLSNCINSGLRKVYILTQYKALSLNRHIREGWTSVVAHELGEFIEILPPMQRVSPNWYMGTADAVYQNIYSIGSEQPKHVLILSGDHIYKMDYGKMLQQHLDSGADVTLATLPIDPSEVSRFGVVEVARSGEVIGFQEKPKSTEIRSPFNPAMVDASMGIYLFNTDVLLPALIKDAEDPASKHDFGHNILPALLGKYKMYAFNFVDENQQDALYWRDVGTLDAYYEANMDVASVSPIFNLYDKNWPMRTRVRQYPPAKFVFGEPGRTGMAINSIVSAGCIISGALVRNSVLSQDVRVNSYTEVDSSIIFSHVNIGRHCRIRRAIIDRDVHLPEGTVIGYDQNEDRRNYFVTPSGLTVVTRDYSLYENPVAADFLQPL; translated from the coding sequence TTACCCGCGATCGCGCAAAACCGGCGGTCCCTTTTGCCGGGAACTATCGCATTATTGATATCACGCTTTCCAATTGCATCAACTCCGGGCTGCGCAAGGTCTATATCCTGACCCAGTACAAGGCGCTGTCACTGAACCGGCACATTCGCGAAGGCTGGACGAGCGTGGTGGCGCACGAGCTGGGGGAATTCATTGAGATCCTGCCGCCGATGCAGCGGGTCAGCCCCAACTGGTATATGGGAACGGCGGATGCTGTTTACCAGAACATCTACTCCATCGGGTCGGAGCAGCCCAAACATGTCCTGATTCTTTCCGGCGACCACATCTATAAGATGGACTACGGCAAGATGCTGCAGCAGCATCTGGACTCGGGCGCAGATGTCACTCTGGCCACCCTGCCGATTGATCCGTCGGAGGTCTCTCGCTTCGGCGTGGTGGAGGTAGCGCGGTCTGGGGAAGTCATCGGCTTCCAGGAGAAACCAAAATCCACCGAGATCCGCTCGCCTTTTAACCCGGCGATGGTTGATGCTTCGATGGGCATCTATCTGTTTAACACGGACGTGCTTCTGCCCGCGCTGATCAAAGACGCCGAAGACCCGGCGTCGAAGCATGATTTCGGGCACAACATCCTGCCCGCGCTGCTGGGCAAATACAAGATGTACGCCTTCAACTTTGTGGATGAGAACCAGCAGGACGCCCTCTACTGGAGAGATGTAGGCACGCTGGACGCCTACTACGAAGCCAATATGGATGTGGCCTCGGTCTCACCCATCTTCAATCTCTACGACAAAAACTGGCCCATGCGCACGAGGGTGAGGCAGTATCCGCCGGCGAAGTTTGTTTTCGGAGAGCCGGGGCGCACGGGGATGGCCATCAATTCCATCGTCTCTGCAGGATGCATTATCTCCGGTGCGCTGGTGCGCAACAGTGTGCTTTCGCAGGACGTGCGCGTGAATTCCTACACGGAAGTGGATTCGAGCATTATTTTTTCGCATGTGAATATCGGAAGGCATTGCCGCATCCGCCGGGCCATTATTGACCGCGACGTGCACCTGCCGGAGGGCACTGTGATCGGCTATGACCAGAATGAAGACCGCCGGAACTACTTTGTGACTCCCTCAGGGCTGACAGTGGTGACGCGCGACTACTCGCTCTATGAAAACCCAGTGGCGGCCGACTTTCTGCAGCCGCTGTGA
- the lpdA gene encoding dihydrolipoyl dehydrogenase, whose amino-acid sequence MAETIYDIAIIGGGPAGYTCAIRAGQFGLKTALIEATDKLGGTCLHVGCIPTKALLFDAEIFDHLKHGKDYGIEIQGEAKINWKTVLERKNQIIAKHTKGLDFLMRKNKVTVVPGFGSLTGPAKDGVHSIEVKDAAGKTSTVKTKNVVLATGSDAKMLPGLQADDKILTNIEILSLPQVPKSLIVIGAGAVGVEFASIFRSFGSEITLVEYLPRLVPAEDEEISKELARAFRKRGIDTHTGAKVEKVEKTKSGVKVTFTASDGKQVVKEAEKVLVAVGRAPRTEKIGLEKTKIAPERGFIKTNEWMQTDEPGVYAIGDIVAGLPQLAHVGAMAGMVVAAKVAGKYARPIKRQRIPACTYTEPQIGSVGLTEAQAKEKGLNLKVGKFPFTGNSKATIVNSHEGFIKIVSDAKYGEVLGVHIIGPQATELIAEAVTAMELEATVEEMMYVIHAHPTLSEAMLDAFGSVEGMAINV is encoded by the coding sequence TTGGCAGAAACCATTTATGACATTGCAATTATCGGCGGAGGACCGGCGGGGTATACCTGTGCCATCCGCGCCGGACAGTTCGGTTTGAAGACCGCCCTCATTGAGGCAACAGACAAGCTCGGGGGCACCTGCCTGCATGTAGGCTGCATTCCGACCAAGGCGCTGCTCTTTGATGCCGAAATCTTCGACCACCTGAAACATGGCAAAGACTATGGCATTGAGATCCAGGGCGAGGCGAAGATCAACTGGAAGACGGTGCTGGAGCGCAAGAACCAGATCATCGCCAAACACACCAAGGGACTCGACTTCCTCATGCGGAAGAACAAGGTGACGGTGGTCCCTGGCTTCGGCAGTCTGACCGGACCGGCAAAGGATGGCGTGCATTCGATTGAGGTGAAGGACGCTGCAGGAAAGACCTCGACGGTAAAGACCAAGAACGTGGTGCTGGCGACAGGGTCGGATGCAAAGATGCTTCCTGGGCTTCAGGCGGACGACAAAATCCTGACCAACATTGAGATCCTTTCGCTGCCGCAGGTCCCGAAATCGCTCATTGTGATTGGTGCCGGCGCTGTCGGCGTGGAATTTGCCTCGATCTTCCGCAGCTTTGGGTCTGAGATCACGCTGGTGGAATATCTGCCGCGTCTGGTCCCGGCAGAGGACGAGGAGATCAGCAAGGAACTGGCGCGCGCCTTCCGCAAGCGCGGCATTGATACGCACACAGGCGCAAAGGTGGAGAAGGTCGAGAAGACAAAGTCCGGCGTCAAGGTGACCTTTACGGCCTCGGACGGCAAGCAGGTGGTCAAGGAGGCAGAAAAGGTTCTGGTGGCCGTCGGACGAGCTCCACGGACGGAAAAGATTGGGCTGGAAAAGACCAAGATTGCGCCAGAGCGCGGGTTTATCAAAACCAATGAATGGATGCAGACCGATGAGCCGGGTGTCTATGCGATTGGCGACATCGTGGCCGGACTGCCCCAGCTTGCGCATGTAGGTGCGATGGCGGGAATGGTGGTGGCGGCGAAGGTGGCAGGAAAATATGCGCGGCCCATCAAGCGTCAGCGCATTCCGGCCTGCACCTACACCGAACCCCAGATTGGCAGCGTCGGACTGACCGAGGCGCAGGCCAAAGAGAAGGGCCTGAACCTCAAAGTGGGCAAGTTTCCTTTTACGGGCAACTCAAAGGCCACCATTGTCAATTCGCATGAGGGCTTTATCAAGATCGTCAGCGATGCGAAGTACGGCGAGGTCCTGGGCGTGCACATCATCGGTCCGCAGGCCACGGAGCTGATTGCCGAAGCCGTCACAGCCATGGAGCTGGAGGCCACGGTCGAAGAGATGATGTATGTCATCCACGCGCACCCAACACTGTCAGAGGCCATGCTGGACGCCTTCGGGAGTGTGGAGGGCATGGCCATCAACGTTTAA
- a CDS encoding ABC-F family ATP-binding cassette domain-containing protein, with protein sequence MLQLAGAGKRFGPKLLFENANWLITQNERTALVGANGTGKSTLLKVLAGLDSLDDGSLNRTRGMSIGYLPQDGLALSGRTVFEECLSVFEELRGMEEELHRLSGSLAELDPESSAYAAAAERYSNLNARFHAHDGYALDAQVGTVLTGLGFSKTDWTRRTEEFSGGWQMRIALAKLLLQKPDLLLLDEPTNHLDLETRNWLEEYLRAYPNGFVLISHDRYFLDVTVNKIVEIWNKGLHFYSGNYEKYLQQKAERRAQLEAAYRNQREHIEHLEAFINRFRYQATKAKQVQSRIKELERIERIEVPQEEQTIHFHFPQPAPSGRTVVEVSGLAKSYGEKQVLTDVGFTIERGDRVALVGANGAGKSTLIRMLSGQEPPSSGLLRLGHNVIADYFAQDQYKVLDPAARMIDDIGRVAPRVPETDLRSLLGCFLFSGDDVFKPLGVLSGGERNRYALARILVGPANFLLLDEPTNHLDLRAKDVLLDAVSRFTGTVVFVSHDRYFIDKLATRIFEVEGGHVHVYPGNYEDYLWRKQSTVQTEAPVAALPASSPAAPASGPPAPATQEKSRRLNPIRLRQMQERLSFVEEEIPRLEAAIADTEQALATFVSVEETHRLTAQLEDLRNQHKRLTAEWEELMLQLEEQAVI encoded by the coding sequence ATGCTGCAACTTGCCGGCGCAGGCAAACGCTTTGGGCCAAAACTCCTTTTTGAAAACGCCAACTGGCTGATTACCCAGAACGAGCGCACGGCACTTGTTGGTGCCAACGGCACGGGGAAATCCACCCTGCTGAAGGTCCTGGCCGGACTGGATTCGCTCGACGATGGCAGCCTGAACCGCACCCGCGGCATGAGCATCGGCTATCTGCCGCAGGACGGCCTGGCTCTTTCCGGACGCACTGTTTTTGAAGAGTGCCTCTCGGTCTTTGAAGAACTTCGCGGCATGGAAGAGGAGCTGCACAGGCTCTCCGGCTCTCTGGCGGAACTCGACCCGGAGAGCAGCGCATACGCGGCGGCCGCTGAACGCTACTCCAACCTGAATGCGCGCTTCCATGCGCATGACGGCTATGCGCTCGACGCGCAGGTAGGCACCGTGCTCACCGGCCTGGGCTTCAGCAAGACGGACTGGACGCGGCGGACAGAAGAATTTTCCGGCGGGTGGCAGATGCGCATTGCACTGGCGAAGCTGCTGCTGCAAAAACCGGACCTGCTGCTGCTCGACGAACCGACGAACCATCTTGATCTGGAGACCCGCAACTGGCTCGAAGAATATCTGCGTGCGTATCCCAATGGCTTTGTCCTCATTTCGCATGACCGCTACTTTCTCGACGTCACCGTGAACAAAATCGTCGAAATCTGGAACAAGGGCCTCCACTTCTACTCCGGCAACTACGAGAAATATCTGCAACAGAAAGCCGAGCGGCGCGCCCAGCTGGAAGCTGCCTACCGCAACCAGCGCGAGCACATTGAGCACCTGGAGGCCTTCATCAACCGCTTTCGCTATCAGGCAACCAAGGCAAAGCAGGTCCAAAGCCGCATCAAGGAACTGGAAAGAATCGAGCGCATTGAGGTCCCGCAGGAAGAGCAGACCATCCACTTCCATTTTCCGCAGCCTGCGCCTTCAGGACGCACGGTGGTGGAAGTCTCTGGCCTCGCGAAAAGCTACGGAGAAAAGCAGGTCCTCACCGATGTGGGCTTTACCATCGAACGCGGCGACCGCGTGGCCCTCGTCGGCGCAAATGGTGCGGGCAAGTCCACGCTCATCCGCATGTTGTCCGGCCAGGAACCGCCCTCGTCAGGGCTCCTCAGGCTGGGGCACAACGTCATTGCCGACTATTTCGCACAGGACCAGTACAAGGTGCTTGACCCGGCAGCGCGCATGATCGACGACATTGGCCGTGTGGCCCCGCGCGTTCCCGAAACCGATTTGCGCAGCCTGCTCGGCTGCTTTCTCTTCTCCGGCGATGACGTCTTCAAACCGCTCGGCGTCCTTTCCGGCGGCGAGCGCAACCGCTACGCCCTGGCCCGCATCCTGGTCGGCCCGGCCAATTTCCTTCTGCTGGACGAACCGACAAACCACCTTGATCTGCGCGCCAAAGACGTCCTTCTCGACGCCGTCAGCAGGTTCACCGGTACCGTCGTCTTCGTCTCCCACGACCGCTACTTTATCGACAAGCTGGCCACACGCATCTTCGAGGTCGAAGGCGGACATGTGCATGTCTATCCGGGCAATTACGAGGACTACCTGTGGCGGAAGCAGAGCACTGTCCAGACAGAAGCGCCTGTGGCGGCGCTCCCCGCCTCATCTCCAGCCGCACCTGCATCGGGGCCGCCGGCGCCGGCGACGCAGGAAAAATCCCGCCGCCTGAACCCGATCCGCCTGCGCCAGATGCAGGAACGGCTTTCCTTCGTCGAAGAAGAAATTCCGCGCCTCGAAGCGGCCATTGCCGATACCGAGCAGGCCCTGGCAACGTTTGTCAGCGTGGAGGAAACCCACCGACTCACAGCGCAGCTTGAGGACCTGCGCAACCAGCACAAGCGACTTACAGCGGAGTGGGAAGAGCTGATGCTCCAGCTGGAAGAGCAGGCCGTCATCTGA
- a CDS encoding MerR family transcriptional regulator: MNRIVVNSSTSPMRIQEFARRTGTTVRALHHYDRLGLLRPPRTLSGYRLYGERELVRLQQITTLRFIGCSLKEIKAALSGPISCLEEVLALQHEALKRKRKMLDHALQAVERAQKLLAQTGKADWEALKQIIEVVQMEQNKEWMKKYFTPEQLAALHARRNADPEAIRRGEEAWAKLIPEVEAAAQMGLDPSSPGARTLAQRWTDLVRGFTGGDAGIQQGLNQLYADQQNWPQSWKRPYSETAGRFIHAAMEAHGLSCM; encoded by the coding sequence ATGAACCGAATCGTTGTGAACAGCAGCACTTCTCCCATGCGGATCCAGGAGTTTGCCCGCCGCACCGGAACCACGGTGCGCGCGCTGCATCACTATGACCGCCTGGGACTGCTGCGACCGCCGCGCACGCTCTCCGGCTACCGTTTGTATGGCGAACGCGAGCTGGTGCGCCTGCAGCAGATCACGACCCTGCGGTTCATCGGCTGCTCTCTGAAGGAAATCAAGGCCGCCCTCTCCGGACCCATTTCCTGCCTGGAAGAGGTCCTTGCCCTGCAGCACGAGGCGCTCAAGAGAAAGCGGAAGATGCTCGACCACGCCCTCCAGGCCGTGGAGCGGGCACAGAAGCTTCTTGCCCAAACCGGAAAGGCCGACTGGGAGGCCCTGAAACAAATCATCGAGGTGGTCCAAATGGAACAGAACAAGGAATGGATGAAGAAATACTTTACGCCGGAACAGTTGGCGGCGCTCCACGCGCGGCGCAATGCGGACCCGGAAGCCATCCGGCGCGGCGAAGAGGCCTGGGCAAAGCTGATTCCCGAGGTGGAAGCAGCCGCCCAGATGGGACTGGACCCCTCCAGTCCTGGGGCACGCACCCTCGCCCAGCGCTGGACCGATCTGGTGCGTGGTTTCACCGGAGGGGACGCCGGTATCCAGCAGGGCCTGAACCAGCTTTACGCCGACCAGCAGAACTGGCCACAGTCCTGGAAACGCCCCTATAGCGAGACGGCCGGCAGGTTCATCCACGCCGCCATGGAGGCTCATGGCCTGAGCTGCATGTAA
- a CDS encoding ferric reductase-like transmembrane domain-containing protein, producing the protein MKVYWRRRWRRHLLLAFTAFAIAAIAYAATPPPDLRHRLSLATAYAAMVFLAASLALGPWNVLRRRANPVSFDLRRDVGIWAGLLALGHTAIGLTVHLRGRMWMYFFRRLHPPAVQKTLFGFANYTGLAAALLFLLLLVLSNDLSLRLLGTRRWKSLQRWAYCAFALTLAHGIAYQTVEKRHLPWVMVFAGCALLVLALQMMGLWRRRA; encoded by the coding sequence ATGAAGGTGTACTGGAGGCGACGCTGGCGCAGGCACCTGCTGCTGGCCTTTACGGCCTTTGCGATTGCGGCCATCGCGTATGCAGCGACGCCTCCGCCGGACCTTCGTCATCGCCTGAGCCTGGCCACGGCCTATGCGGCGATGGTGTTTCTTGCGGCCTCGCTGGCGCTGGGGCCCTGGAATGTGCTGCGGAGAAGGGCGAATCCGGTGAGCTTTGACCTGCGCCGCGACGTGGGCATCTGGGCCGGTCTGCTGGCCCTTGGGCACACGGCCATCGGCCTTACGGTGCATCTGCGCGGGCGCATGTGGATGTATTTCTTCCGCAGATTGCATCCGCCTGCCGTGCAGAAGACGCTCTTTGGATTTGCCAATTACACAGGGCTGGCTGCGGCCCTGCTCTTTCTCCTGCTGCTTGTGCTGTCCAATGACCTTTCGCTGCGGTTGCTGGGCACGCGGCGATGGAAGTCGCTCCAGCGGTGGGCCTATTGTGCTTTTGCGCTGACCCTGGCGCACGGGATTGCATATCAGACCGTCGAGAAGCGGCATCTGCCCTGGGTGATGGTGTTTGCCGGGTGCGCGCTGCTGGTGCTGGCCCTTCAGATGATGGGTCTCTGGCGCAGACGGGCGTAA
- the lipB gene encoding lipoyl(octanoyl) transferase LipB — protein sequence MVLSVLDLGRLDYATGLALQKTLVELRHQQRTGNVLLLLEHPPVLTLGRNSSRANILASDEFLAKRGVELHEINRGGDVTYHGPGQLVGYPIFDLRSFSPRLGAVEYVRKVEEVLIRACGDFGIPTQRIAGRTGVWTLAGGSVLEKKIAAIGVHISRGITSHGFALNVTTDLRDFNLIVPCGIADREVTSMELEAATAPSMERVMHAVARYFGQVFEQQVLWLESLEDLLPSPAASPAQDTPLSFPKQLKHLTGEKETHFA from the coding sequence ATGGTCCTCTCTGTCCTCGATCTCGGCCGCCTCGATTACGCAACCGGGCTTGCGTTGCAGAAGACGCTGGTGGAACTGCGGCACCAGCAGCGCACCGGGAATGTGCTTCTGTTGCTGGAACATCCTCCGGTGCTGACGCTGGGGCGCAACTCCAGCCGGGCAAACATTCTGGCAAGCGATGAGTTTCTGGCAAAGCGCGGGGTAGAGCTGCACGAGATCAACCGCGGCGGCGATGTGACCTATCACGGGCCGGGGCAGCTTGTCGGCTATCCCATCTTTGATTTGCGCAGCTTCTCGCCGCGTCTGGGCGCAGTGGAATATGTGCGCAAGGTGGAAGAGGTGCTGATCCGCGCCTGCGGCGATTTTGGCATTCCGACGCAGCGCATTGCGGGCCGCACCGGCGTCTGGACGCTGGCGGGCGGGTCCGTGCTGGAGAAGAAAATTGCTGCCATTGGAGTGCATATTTCGCGCGGGATCACCTCGCATGGCTTTGCGCTGAATGTGACGACCGACCTGCGGGACTTCAACCTAATCGTCCCGTGCGGGATTGCCGACCGTGAGGTGACCAGCATGGAGCTGGAGGCGGCCACGGCACCGTCGATGGAACGTGTGATGCATGCCGTCGCCCGGTATTTCGGGCAGGTGTTTGAACAGCAGGTCCTGTGGCTGGAATCCCTGGAAGATCTTTTGCCCTCGCCCGCAGCCAGCCCTGCACAGGACACGCCGCTCTCCTTTCCGAAGCAGCTGAAGCATCTCACAGGTGAGAAGGAAACGCATTTCGCGTAA
- the purE gene encoding 5-(carboxyamino)imidazole ribonucleotide mutase, with the protein MEHAPLVGVVMGSKSDYEVLKAAVDLLKEFSIPYEVRVVSAHRTPDWLFQYASEAETRGLRVIIAGAGGAAHLPGMLAAKTLVPVLGVPVPATMLNGIDSLLSIVQMPKGVPVGTLAIGQPGAANAAIFAAEVLATTDPALRQRLRAWREARTQEVLAQELPQ; encoded by the coding sequence ATGGAGCACGCCCCTCTTGTCGGCGTGGTGATGGGCAGCAAAAGCGATTATGAAGTGCTGAAGGCTGCCGTTGACCTGCTGAAAGAATTCTCAATTCCTTACGAAGTGCGAGTCGTCTCTGCCCATCGCACTCCCGATTGGCTTTTCCAGTATGCCTCTGAAGCGGAGACCCGAGGCCTGCGCGTCATCATCGCCGGGGCCGGAGGTGCGGCCCACCTGCCTGGAATGCTCGCAGCCAAGACGCTTGTCCCCGTGCTGGGTGTTCCCGTGCCTGCAACGATGCTTAACGGCATCGATTCGCTGCTCTCCATTGTGCAGATGCCGAAAGGCGTTCCGGTAGGGACGCTCGCCATTGGCCAGCCAGGTGCGGCCAATGCGGCCATTTTCGCAGCGGAGGTCCTGGCCACCACCGACCCTGCCCTGCGCCAGCGTCTGCGCGCCTGGCGTGAGGCCCGTACTCAGGAAGTGCTGGCCCAGGAGCTGCCGCAATGA
- the purK gene encoding 5-(carboxyamino)imidazole ribonucleotide synthase, translated as MSALLPGSTIGILGGGQLGRMTAMAARSLGYRVQVMDPDPSCPARFVVDACFEGAWDDARAAADLARGSDVVTLEIEQVSLACLEAAAKFAPVRPGREMLRIIQDRILQKTWLSENGFPVGEFRPIQSETDLQNAAIALGGRLFVKSARGGYDGRSQAKIGFGESAHSGQAEVAETWKLLGERPAIAEKALDLDREISVMVARAPNGETKSFPAATNHHERQILAWSVIPSSIPASLEEKAQRLARSIADKMHLEGILAVEMFVTRDDRLLVNELAPRPHNSYHASERACVTSQFEQMVRAVCDLPLGDTSVVVPAAIVNLLGDLWLDQQPRFDQALRVPGVRLHLYEKHQPRKGRKMGHLSAVGKTPEEAVQRVLEAKDLL; from the coding sequence ATGAGCGCTTTGCTTCCCGGTTCCACCATCGGCATCCTGGGCGGAGGACAGCTCGGCCGGATGACGGCCATGGCCGCCCGTTCGCTTGGATATCGCGTCCAGGTCATGGACCCCGACCCCTCCTGCCCCGCACGTTTTGTGGTCGATGCCTGCTTTGAAGGCGCATGGGACGATGCACGCGCCGCCGCCGACCTGGCCCGCGGCTCCGACGTCGTCACGCTGGAAATTGAGCAAGTCTCTCTGGCTTGCCTTGAAGCTGCGGCAAAATTCGCCCCGGTGCGGCCGGGCAGGGAAATGCTGCGCATCATCCAGGACCGCATTCTGCAGAAAACCTGGCTCTCGGAAAACGGCTTTCCTGTAGGCGAATTTCGCCCCATCCAGAGTGAAACAGATCTGCAAAACGCAGCCATCGCGCTGGGCGGACGGCTCTTTGTGAAAAGCGCGCGCGGCGGATACGATGGACGCAGCCAGGCCAAGATTGGTTTCGGCGAGAGCGCGCATTCCGGCCAGGCCGAAGTGGCTGAAACCTGGAAGCTGCTCGGAGAGCGTCCCGCCATTGCGGAAAAGGCGCTTGACCTCGACCGAGAGATCTCCGTCATGGTGGCCCGTGCCCCCAATGGAGAAACCAAGAGCTTTCCTGCGGCCACCAACCATCATGAGCGCCAGATTCTGGCCTGGAGCGTGATCCCTTCTTCGATTCCGGCGTCGCTGGAAGAGAAGGCGCAAAGGCTCGCCCGCAGCATCGCCGACAAAATGCACCTGGAAGGCATTCTCGCCGTCGAGATGTTTGTCACGCGCGATGACCGCCTGCTGGTCAATGAGCTTGCCCCGCGGCCCCACAACAGTTATCACGCCAGTGAGCGCGCCTGCGTCACCAGCCAGTTTGAGCAGATGGTGCGCGCCGTGTGTGACCTTCCATTGGGCGATACTTCTGTGGTTGTGCCGGCGGCCATTGTCAACCTGCTGGGCGATCTCTGGCTGGACCAGCAACCCCGCTTTGATCAGGCATTGCGCGTGCCGGGGGTGCGGCTGCATCTGTATGAAAAACACCAGCCGCGCAAGGGCCGCAAGATGGGCCACCTGTCCGCGGTAGGAAAGACCCCGGAAGAGGCCGTTCAGAGAGTGCTGGAGGCGAAGGACCTGCTGTAA